Within Oscillospiraceae bacterium, the genomic segment CCCTGGACGAGGGGAAAAATCTGGTCCCGGAGAGCGACGCCAAGACATACGGCAGTTTTGTCGACTATCAATTGAGCCTGGCCCGTTACGCCGCAGTGATCGAGACGCAGCAGGCGCAGAGGGACAGGGCGGAGGCGCTGTACGCCGTGGGCGGCGTCTCCCTGCGGGAGTTGGAGACGGCGCGGTACGAGCTGGACTCCGCCATCAAAGAGCGCGACAAATACCAAAATGAGTTTCGGTTGAACGTCAACCAGAGCCTGGAGTCTTTGAACAAAAACGCCAATGATCTGACGGCCACCATCCAGAGCGCCAACGCCGTGTTCACCGCCTATGCCGACCGCGGCTACAGCGAGGAACTGATCGCCGAAAAGAGCAAGCTGGACGCGCTCGCGAGCATTGCCGACACGCTGTTCAACTTACAGAGCAACGCGGATGCGCTGCAAAAGGATTTGCGGGACATCCAGCTCAGCATTTCGGAGGCGCATGTGATCGCGCCGATCGACGGGGCGATCAGCTTGAACAGCGAGATCAACGTGGGGGACTTTCTGCAAAGCGGCGCGGAGATCGCCACCATCATACCGGGGACCAACGGGGAGCTCAAGGTGGTGCTGGCCGTTTCCAACGCGGACATTGCCGACATCAAAGAGGGGCAGCTGGTGCACTATCGTTTCAGCGCCCTGCCCTTCCAGGAATACGGGGAACTGGAGGGCAATGTCACGAAGATCGCCACCGATTCCCGCAGCAACAACGCCGGGCAGAGCTATTACCTGGTGGAGGCCGAACTGCCGGACACCGTGCTGGTCGGGCGGGACGGCGCGCCAGAATCCATCAAGGTGGGCATGACGGTGGAGGCCCGTGTCATCACCAAGAATGTGCGGATTATCCACTGGGTATTGGAGAAATTGAATTTTATCGACGGGTAGGGGTATGGTGTGAAAAAGTATCAGCTGTTTGGCGGTTTGGTTATGGTGGTCGTCTTGTCCGGTCTGCTGGTGTCGGCGGCGCAGGATACGCCGGATGCACAGGATGCATCGGATGTGGCTGTGCAGGAAAACGTCGGGCTGACGGAACTGATGAGCGGGCTGAAAGCGCCGCTTTCGGTCAATTCTCTGAAGGCGCAGGCCGATGTGTACGACGCGCAGCAGTCGGAATTGGACATACAGCGCCGCGAATTGGACAGGCAGTTTATCGCGCTGGACGCGCAGGAGAAGAGCATCAGCATCCAGGAGGGACTGATCCCTTTGCAAATTCATCAGGAGAACTATGCGGCGCGGTATCAGCTGCAAACGGCGTATTACAACGTCTGTCTTCTGATCGAAAACGACGTGCAGCTGGCGCGGCAGCTTGAACTGATGGACAAACAGATTGAGGTGGAGGCGACAAAGCTGTCGCTGGGGATGAGCACCCAAAACGCCGTCGATCTGCTGCGGTCCTCCCGGGAGGCGATTTCTCAGAGCAGGGCGGCGAATCAGGCGCAGATCGACTACGAAAAGTCGGCTGTTTCGCTCAAGGTGAGCGCCTCCGAATCGCGTCCGGTTATCTTTAGCATCCCCGATACGATCGGCGGCGGCAGCACGTATCAGCTTGAAGATTTACAGGAGCGCCTGGTCGCGAACAATCTCAACATCAAGGAACAGGAGGCGGCGGCGTCCGCGTATCATGAGACGGAAAATTCGCTCAAAAACCTGTTGGGTTCCGGCAACGCCTATTACTTAGAGGCGGCAGCGCAGTACAACCTTGCGATCGCGCAGAGGGACGACTACAAAAGTCAACTTCTCCTGTACGCAAACGGCAAGTACAGCGCCTATGCGAAGGCCGAGGCGCAGTACCAGGCCGCGATTGCCAGCCGCGCATCCCTGCTGGATCAACTGGAAATTTTTGACAATATGTACACCAAGGGGGAGATCAGCGAACTGGAATGTCTGGCGAGCCAATATGAGGTGCACAAGAGTTTGCTGGAGATCAAAACGGCGGTTGTCGCCAAGGCCAACAGCCTGATGGAACTGGACCTGACGGCGAACGGGATTGTGCTGAGCTGATGCGGGATGAGGTACATGGTTGCGACAAGGGCGCGGGGGGGCTGACGGTGAGACGGATCATGATTGTGGGGGTGCTTATGGCTACGCTGATGTCGGCCCTGTATGGCTGCGATGCCGTAGATAAGAAAGCCACGGAGCCCATTTTAACCGCTTTGGCTGCAAAATACGGACAGTCCTTCACGGTATATGCGCTTGGCGACCGCATTGGCAGGGATACCGCCACGGCGTATGTTTTCTCTGATGACGACCCCACTCTGCTGTTTACAGCACGGGTCAGTCGCGAAGGAACACTGACTTTTGAGAACTATGCTTACAGAAAGCTGTGCCGTAAAATCGAGAATATCACGTCAGACATTTTTGCGCAATACGGCTTCAAGGCTTCGTGCTACGCCACACTATTTGGCACGTCTGCCGACGATGTGACGCAAGTTGAAATCGACCTGCAAGACTATCTCAACGAGACAAAGCCCGAGGCGGTTTCGTTGTCCATTGCCATCGAAGAACATGAGTTGGTCATTGCTACACTGGAACAGGTGTATGGCGAAATCTACGCCGAGCTTCAACACACGACCGTCGGCAGTACATTGCATGTATTATCAGAAGCGGATTACGAAGCGGTCAATCAACAAATTCAGCTTGAGACACAACTCTTCGACGCAAGCAGGCTTAAAATGTTTGGAGCATCAGGAGACATCCGGGAGATACAACTGAAATACGACGCCGATGGTTTGACGAGTACAACCGATGATCGCTTTGAGACAATAGAAAACAAAGCTCACGGATTGTAGGAGGTTGATGTTATAACGCGGCTCAACCGCCACGCCTCTCGGATTACGGGCGAAAGTTAAATGAAAAAACGGTCCCCGAACACCAGTCGATGCTGTTGGAGGTGAAGCATGAAAGAATTACTGCAGAGAAAGCCAACCCGGTTGAAAAGTTATGATTACAACCGCAACGGTGCGTATTTTGTGACGATATGCGTAAAAGACCGTGCGGAATTGTTGTGCACCATTGAACCTGCACAGGACACGGACCCGCATACCACCGTCCTCGTAGGGGGCGGCGTCCTCGACGCCCCGCCGCGTGTCCCAGATGCTCCACGTTGCAAATTGACGCCATACGGCGATATCGTGGCAAAGAAAATAGAAAACTTTGAGAAACTTGAGACCAATTATAAGGAAACTGTCCAATGTGAAAATAATTCTGATGATATATCCACGTGGAGGTACTTGGGGGAATGGTATTGTGCGTATAGCCATCTGTGACGACGACCAACGGGAAAGAGATACTGTCGAGCGGCTTGTCTTGGGATATGAAAAAACATACCCCGAGGTTCCATTTCATATCTCCGCCTTTGACAGTGGTGAAGCATTGTTGGCGGTTTATCGTGACGGTACGAATTTTGATATGTTGTTTCTTGACATTCAAATGAAAGATATTGATGGTATACAAACCGCACAGGAAATTCGAAAGACCAATCAACATGCTATCATTTTTTTCATCACTGGATTTACGCAGTATATCAGCGCCGCTTTTACCCTGAACGCCTTTCAGTTTATCGTCAAACCGGTCAAAAAAGATATGTTTGACCGTGAGTTCCGCCGCGCATTAAAAAAGCATTTTATGGGACATAAGAAATATATTGTTGAGAGTGATGCCAGAACGATTGCGTTGGAGATCAAAGACATTGTTTATATGGAAAGTTTGGATCACTATATTGCTGTACATACGGAACGAAATGAATATATAAAGCGCGGACAGCTGAACGGTGAAGAAAAGGCGCTTGTTCCCTATGGATTTGTACGCACACATCGCAAATATCTTGTGAATATGGCCTATATTTTTGAAATCACGCAAAATGACATGGTGCTGAAGAGCGGGGATCATCTACAACTCAGTGCGAGGAAGCACAGCGAGGTTATGAATAGCTTTAATCATTTTTTAGCGGGGCATTCATTATGTTCGGATTGAAATTGATTGTTGATGTTTTTGGTGTTCTTTGTGAACTTGTGATTATCAGATATTTTTTCACAAGTCTGATGGACAAACCAATTGTATCGGCAGATTTTTTTTATATCATCAATGGCGCCTGCCTGATCCTATTATCAATCACCACATTGATACCGGATTTTCAATGGGTTGCGCTATTTTCCAATTTTGCATTGATTTATTCGCTCTCATTTCTGTTTCGTAAGAAGTGGTATGTGAAAATCTTTTTCAGTGTCATATTGTATATTCTATTCGCTTTTTCAGAAGCCATTGTTGGTGCATTGTCGGTTTTGATTACAAACATTGATATCGGAAATGTGCAGGATGATTTTTTGGTATATACAATGGGTTTGTTGGCTTCCAAATTACTGGTATTCTTCTTCATAAAAATTATCGGCTATCTAAGACCCGGTGTCTATAAAAACATGCCTCTCAAAGTTTTCTTGGGGTTGATGCTCACACCGATTTCCAGCATAGTGGCTATATATACAATTGGGATAAATCTCCAGCACTATGAAGGATGGCAGATCATGATGCTCGTATTGTCATCGGCTATTTTATTATGTATATCTAATTTTTTCGTATTTTATCTCTTTGAAAATCAAATGGAAAGTGAGCAAACAAAGGCAAAACTCGTCTTTGCCGAAAAACAAATTAGTTTACAGATAAATTACTATAAAGATATGAGTCAGCGACAATCTGAAATTCGCAAATTATCCCATGATATGAAACATTATCTGTCTGGGTTGCTGGGTTTTATACAAGAGGAGAACTGGAGTGAGGCCAAGCTGCATATAGAACGCGCTGTCGCAGATTTGGCGGATTCTGACAGTGTGTTTGATACTGGACATCCTGCTGTGGATGCTATTCTGCGATTGAAAAAGAAACGTATGGATAGTCTAAACATACGGTTCGATTCATATATAGCTTTGCCAAAACAGATCTCCGTGGATGTATTGGATCTATGTGTTATCTTAGGGAATGGGTTGGATAACGCAATGGAAGCATGTGAAAAGCTATCAGATGAACAAGAGCGGTATATCCGACTTGCGGTGAGATTACAAACAAAATATATTTCCATCGCCATTGAAAACCCAACAGACAAATTGGAAAAATATAACAAATCAATGAGGACAACAAAATCTGATCATTTTTATCACGGATTGGGATTGGAGAGTATCCGGTCTTTGACGGATAAATACGACGGCAGCCTCAGCATAGACGCCGCCAACCATGTTTTTAAGTTGGCCGTTATGGTAAAAAATGGATGATAATCGGTCGTGATGTCTTTGCCTCCCGCGTGTGACAATAATAGAATAACCTATGGGAGGCGGAACAGAAACTGTTTCCGCCTCCCGTCACAATATAAATATTCCGCCTCGGCCGTATCAGTACGGTGTGAATGTGATCGTCCTGGTATACACAGATGTCAGGTCGCCGCGGTTTTCGGTGCGAAACTCATACTTGCCCAAACCGAGCACTGTCATCTCTATATGAGGGTATTCTCCTTCAATAACAAGACTAGCCTTTGTTTCAAGAA encodes:
- a CDS encoding HlyD family secretion protein, coding for MKKSTILELKDMSDSREVLSERPHRFVRWFGYGLIVLIAAALVWAFWGRIDSYVKAQGEVRPNESVSVVRNTVTGRVLEANLSEGQRVKKGDLLFSMEVETQLNTAAVLERQVASVNQEMANLEKYRTSIMQDENLFDENDPDEVDYYYRYQKYVVDRDVSVEQMKNTNLDFVRLKNDAQISESNARGNRERIENEISHLQLLLRSLDEGKNLVPESDAKTYGSFVDYQLSLARYAAVIETQQAQRDRAEALYAVGGVSLRELETARYELDSAIKERDKYQNEFRLNVNQSLESLNKNANDLTATIQSANAVFTAYADRGYSEELIAEKSKLDALASIADTLFNLQSNADALQKDLRDIQLSISEAHVIAPIDGAISLNSEINVGDFLQSGAEIATIIPGTNGELKVVLAVSNADIADIKEGQLVHYRFSALPFQEYGELEGNVTKIATDSRSNNAGQSYYLVEAELPDTVLVGRDGAPESIKVGMTVEARVITKNVRIIHWVLEKLNFIDG
- a CDS encoding LytTR family DNA-binding domain-containing protein; the protein is MRIAICDDDQRERDTVERLVLGYEKTYPEVPFHISAFDSGEALLAVYRDGTNFDMLFLDIQMKDIDGIQTAQEIRKTNQHAIIFFITGFTQYISAAFTLNAFQFIVKPVKKDMFDREFRRALKKHFMGHKKYIVESDARTIALEIKDIVYMESLDHYIAVHTERNEYIKRGQLNGEEKALVPYGFVRTHRKYLVNMAYIFEITQNDMVLKSGDHLQLSARKHSEVMNSFNHFLAGHSLCSD
- a CDS encoding GHKL domain-containing protein → MFGLKLIVDVFGVLCELVIIRYFFTSLMDKPIVSADFFYIINGACLILLSITTLIPDFQWVALFSNFALIYSLSFLFRKKWYVKIFFSVILYILFAFSEAIVGALSVLITNIDIGNVQDDFLVYTMGLLASKLLVFFFIKIIGYLRPGVYKNMPLKVFLGLMLTPISSIVAIYTIGINLQHYEGWQIMMLVLSSAILLCISNFFVFYLFENQMESEQTKAKLVFAEKQISLQINYYKDMSQRQSEIRKLSHDMKHYLSGLLGFIQEENWSEAKLHIERAVADLADSDSVFDTGHPAVDAILRLKKKRMDSLNIRFDSYIALPKQISVDVLDLCVILGNGLDNAMEACEKLSDEQERYIRLAVRLQTKYISIAIENPTDKLEKYNKSMRTTKSDHFYHGLGLESIRSLTDKYDGSLSIDAANHVFKLAVMVKNG